The sequence ACCGCCGGTGCTGACTGACCCTTGAACCGGTACACCGATTCGGCCAGCAGCCCGCCCTTGCGAAACATCGGATTGCCGAGCAGGTCGTAGCCGCCGGTGAACGAATGCAGCGCGTGCTGGCCGAGTTGATCGAGCTTGAGCAGCGCGGATTTTTCGCGTCCCTTGAACGACAGCAGCACGATGTCGTTGCGCGCAAAACCGGCCGCCAGACAATGCGTGATGGCTTCTTTGGTCGCTTCCAGCAAGCTGTCGTTGTCGCCGTCGGCATAGCGCAATTGCACCAGTCCTGCGCTGACAAACGGGCTGGCGGCCAACGCCGGTGCGTCACCGCCGGTGATCGCCCCCAGCAGGTCGACGATCTCGCGCGGATTGCGGTAATTGGTATTGACGCGCAGCGTGACCCAGTCGGGCAGCGCCACCGGCGCGCGGCCGTACAGGTTTTGCATCGGGTCTTCCAGCCACAGCACGCGGCCGGGCACCCGCACCAGTCGCAGCACCGCGTCGCGCCAGCCTTCCGAAAAATCCTGTCCTTCGTCGATGATCACCACGTCATGTTGCCAGTGCGGTGGCACCGTGCCGTGGTCGAACACGGTCTCCATGTTTTGCCAGGTGCCGGGATTGCTGTAGTCGGGTGCCGAGCCGTTTTCGCGGCCATACGCATCGCACAGCATGTGGAAATTAGCGACCCGGCCATGCGGCCCGAGCAGGTCGCGCATGTGGTCGGCCAGCGGCCGGTTGTAGCAGACATACAGCGGTTGCAGCCCGGCCGCCAGCGCCGCGCGGAATTCGGCCACCGCGAGTTGGGTCTTGCCGCTGCCGGCGGTGCCGATTACGCGCAGCCGGAACGGCGTGAATTCGATGTGGCGCGCCCAGGTGGCCAGTCCGTCGGCCAGTCGTGTGACCAGCGCGCCGGCACGGCCGACCATCGCGCTGGCATCCGGGATCAGGCGCAGGGTGTCGTTGAAGAAGCGGCTCACGGCGGTGCGTTGCGCGGTCGGTTCGGTCAGCGGCAGCAGTTGCCGGATCACGGCGATGAGCTCGTCGGCCTTGTCGGCATCGACGATGCGGGCCGGATCAAGTCCGGCCAGTGACGGTTGCAGCACGCGGTAGTCGGGGCAGTACAGCAGGTAATCGATATCGAGCGTGCCGCCGGTCTGCGCGAAGCGGTTGCGCAAGGTGCCGATGGTGCGGATCAGCGCGAGATGGACTTTTTCGGAACGGCCCGGATAGCGCTTGATCAGGCCGTCATCGGTTTCGGTCAGGAAGCCGGCTTTCTGTTCGATCACCAGCACGCGGCCATCCGGCGCGACCAGGATGAAGTCGATTTCGCCATAAACCGAATAGCGCTCCTCGACATTGGTCCAGTGCACGCCGTGAAAGATCAGATAGGCGGTATCGAGATGTTCGGCAAAGCGGCTCAGCGTGGCGATCTCGCGGGCAGCAGCTCCGGTGGTGGCCAGCTCGCGCCAGCCGGAGGGGACGATATTCGGCATGAAAGAGGGGTCGTTAAAATGTGTTTGAAATCCATTCGGATTGTAGGCGATTTGTTGCTCTTGCCGGGAGCGCTGTCCGGTCAGCGCGAGCGGCTTCCTTTGTATTATGATCATCCGCGCAGACCGGAGAGCCTCTCCGGCACAAGGAGACATTATGTTCAGTCACATCATGGTCGGTACCAACGACATCGAACGGTCAAAGAAGTTTTACGATGCGGTACTCGGAACGTTCGGTGCCAGTGCGCCGTTTCGCAATGTGGCCTCGACTGGCCATACCCGGCTTTTTTACCGGCACGAAAATAGTACCTTCTGCATCAGCGAGCCGATCAATGGCGAACAAGCGACCCCGGCGAACGGTGGCACGATAGGTTTTGCATGCACTTCGCCGGAGCAGGTGCAGCAATTTCACGCTACTGCGCTCGCGCATGGCGGCCAGGCTGCCGAAGATCCGCCAGGCCTGCGCGAAGGCGCGATGGGACCCATGCATCTGGCTTATGTGCGCGACCCGGACGGCAACAAGCTCTGTGCTATTTACAGGGCGGCTTAGCGTCGTTGGGTGCAATAACCGCAGGGCATTGCACCGGATGCACCGCTAGCGGTTGATAAAACTGTCTGTGCTCCGCCACGGCCAAGCTACCGACGACCCCAACCCAACCTTCGAACCGGGCTTTCCAGGAACGTCAGCGCTTGTGCGCGATCCCCCGCACGATCACATTCATGCCTGCGGGATGGATGGCTTGTCACGGATGAGCGACACCACAAGAGTGATGATGGTCAGCGGCACCACGAAACCGAGCATGACTGACGAGAAGCCGGTCAGCGTTTCGTGCTGCTGTGACGCCAGGATCAGGTAGGCCACATACGCGACGTAGTACGCCAGGAAAACGCCACCTTCCCAGCGTGCGATTTCGCGACCACTCAGGAACACCGGCAGACAGGCCAGTAGCGCCGCCAGCATGACCCAGATATCAAATGACATCACCGACGGCCCCAGCGGCAATCCGGACGCACCCGACGCCAGGCTGGCCAATCCCAGGCAGCCCAGCAGGTTGAAGGTGCAACTACCGACCACGTTGCCCACGGCGATGTCGCGCTCTCCCTTGAACGCAGCGGTGATCGAGGTGGCCAACTCGGGCATCGATGTGCCTGCCGCGACAATAGTCAGACCGATCACGAGGTCGCTGACACCGAGCGCCTTGGCGAACACCACGGAAGCCGAGACCAGCCAGTCCGAACCGAGTACGAGCAGCACCAGACCGGCCAGGATCAAGGCAGTCTGGGCTGGCCATTTGGCATCCCAGGCATGCGCGCTGGCCGGCTTCAATTCGCTATCGAATTGACTGGCCCCGGCCGATGAGGCGCGGCGCGATTGCACTATCAGGAATACGGTATAGACCACCACCAGCGTCAGGAGCAGGGCACCATCCCACCGGCTGAGCGTGCCATCCAGGCCGAGCGCCACTAGCAGCAAGGCCGAACCGATCATGATCGGAACCTCCTGACGGATCAGCTGGCTATGGACGACCAATGGTGCCACCAGTGCGCTGAGGCCGAGAATGAACAGCACGTTGAAGATATTGCTACCCACGACGTTGCCGACGGCAATCGCGGTCTGGCCGCTGAGTACCGCGCCGGTCGACACGGCCATCTCGGGAGCGCTGGTACCGAAGGCGACGATGGTAAGGCCCACCACCAGTGGCGATATCCCGAACGACAGCGCCAGTTTCGATGCCCCGCGTACCAGGGAGTCGGCACCGACGACCAGCGCAACGAGACCCGCGATAAAAAGAAGGGATTGCATCAACATGAAGAACTTTCAGAAAGCGGGGATCAAGACGATCGCCCGGCGGGTTGCCGGCACCTTACCCGAGACGGTGAAAACAACCAACACGGAAACCGGAATGGAAGCTGCGGCTTGTGCAACGCCCTACACGCTTTGATGCACATCACATCCCGAAGGATTCCGCAGTGTGGGCACAGCATCATGTGCCCACGCGCGCGACCCGGTGATGCTGGTTATCTCCGTCGGTCGGCGGTGCATTTGCGTGGACACGATACCTGCATACCCACCCTACACCTCACGCGCCGCCATCGCCGCACCAATCATCATCAGCACCGGTCCGCTGCATTTGGCCAGGCCGTCTTCGAGCTGGCTCAGTGGCAGCCGGTAGATATGCTCGTCGGCGCGGCTGCAGTTTTCCACCACGATCACCGGGGTGTCGGGTGGATGACCCAGCGCCAGCAGGTTGCGTGCGGTCTTCACGGCTTCGCGCCCGCCCATGTACTGCACCAGCGTGTCGCAGGCCGGCAGGGTGGTTTGATCGGGCATGTCGGGTGCGGTGCTGGACGTGAAAAACGCGACGCTGCGGGCGATACCGCGTCGGGTCAGCGGTTGCTTGCTTGATGCCGCCGCTGCCAGCGCTGCGGTGATACCCGGCACCACCGCGCATTCAATGCCGTGCGATTCAATGGCACGCAATTCTTCATCGGCCCGACCGAACAGCATCGGGTCGCCACCTTTCAGGCGCACCACGCGACGGTATTTGGCGGCGGCGTCGATGATTTGCTGGTTGATTATCGGCTGGGCCATCGAGCGCAGGCCGCAGCGCTTGCCGACCGCGATCAGCACCGCTTGCGGACACAGCGCCAGCATGTCTTCGGTAACGAGGGCGTCATACAGCACGACCTCGGCCTCGGCCAGCAAGCGCGCACCGCGCACCGTGATCAGGTCAGCCGCACCCGGGCCGGCCCCGACCAGCCAGACCTTACCGTAGATCGTCACCGCTTCAGGCCAGACGGATCATGCCGGCGGCCACCGTCTGATGCGTGACTTCATCGATCAGGATGAAGGCACCCGTGGCGCGGATGTCGTCATAGGCGTCGGCGGCCAGCGGTTGCTGGACGGTCAGGCTGATGCTGGCGATGTCGTTGAGTGTCAGGCCGGTGGCAGGACGTTTTTCCTGGGTATTGATATCGAGCAGCGTATCGACGCCGGTGACCTTGGCCGCGACCTGGCGGGTGGTGTGCTTGAGCCAGTACTTGCGCCGCATGTCGAGCGGTTCTTCGGACAGCCAGCAGACGTCGGCAATGACGTTCTTGAGCAGTGTGGCCGGACGATCAGCCGAGACGATCATGTCGCCGCGCGAGATGTCGACATGCTCGTTGAGCAGCAGTGTGATCGACTGGCCGACTACCGCGGTCGTCAGTGAACCGTCGAGCGTGACGATGTCTTTCACGGTTGCGCTCTGGCCGCCTGGTTGCACCGTCAGCTTGTCGCCGACACTGACCTTGCCGGCTTCGATACGGCCCATGTAGCCACGGAAATCGTTGGCTTCATGACCGGCATGACGCGCCACCAGTTGCACCGGAAAGCGCAATGGCTCGTCGTGCGATTCATCGTAGACGCTCAATGATTCGAGCAGGTCGATCAGCGTCGGTCCCTGATACCACGACAGCTTGTCGCCACGGGTGACGACGTTGTCGCCGGCCAGTGCCGACAGCGGAATCGGCTTGATGTCTTTCAGGCCCAGCGTGGCAGCGAATTCCATGTAGGCAGCGACGATGCGGTCATAGACTTTCTGGTCGTAATTGACCAGATCCATCTTGTTGACGGCGACGACGATATGCTCGATGCGCAGCAGATGAGCGATGGTC comes from Actimicrobium sp. CCC2.4 and encodes:
- the cobA gene encoding uroporphyrinogen-III C-methyltransferase produces the protein MTIYGKVWLVGAGPGAADLITVRGARLLAEAEVVLYDALVTEDMLALCPQAVLIAVGKRCGLRSMAQPIINQQIIDAAAKYRRVVRLKGGDPMLFGRADEELRAIESHGIECAVVPGITAALAAAASSKQPLTRRGIARSVAFFTSSTAPDMPDQTTLPACDTLVQYMGGREAVKTARNLLALGHPPDTPVIVVENCSRADEHIYRLPLSQLEDGLAKCSGPVLMMIGAAMAAREV
- a CDS encoding calcium/sodium antiporter, translating into MLMQSLLFIAGLVALVVGADSLVRGASKLALSFGISPLVVGLTIVAFGTSAPEMAVSTGAVLSGQTAIAVGNVVGSNIFNVLFILGLSALVAPLVVHSQLIRQEVPIMIGSALLLVALGLDGTLSRWDGALLLTLVVVYTVFLIVQSRRASSAGASQFDSELKPASAHAWDAKWPAQTALILAGLVLLVLGSDWLVSASVVFAKALGVSDLVIGLTIVAAGTSMPELATSITAAFKGERDIAVGNVVGSCTFNLLGCLGLASLASGASGLPLGPSVMSFDIWVMLAALLACLPVFLSGREIARWEGGVFLAYYVAYVAYLILASQQHETLTGFSSVMLGFVVPLTIITLVVSLIRDKPSIPQA
- a CDS encoding VOC family protein, coding for MFSHIMVGTNDIERSKKFYDAVLGTFGASAPFRNVASTGHTRLFYRHENSTFCISEPINGEQATPANGGTIGFACTSPEQVQQFHATALAHGGQAAEDPPGLREGAMGPMHLAYVRDPDGNKLCAIYRAA
- a CDS encoding sulfate adenylyltransferase subunit 1, coding for MNAAVAPATPTTKQTAERGLLRFITAGSVDDGKSTLIGRLLFDSKGIFADQLDAMSRAKHKRTVGDTIDLSLLTDGLEAEREQGITIDVAYRYFATPKRKFIIADTPGHEQYTRNMVTGASTADAVIILIDVSKVKLGDDGSVELLIQTKRHSTIAHLLRIEHIVVAVNKMDLVNYDQKVYDRIVAAYMEFAATLGLKDIKPIPLSALAGDNVVTRGDKLSWYQGPTLIDLLESLSVYDESHDEPLRFPVQLVARHAGHEANDFRGYMGRIEAGKVSVGDKLTVQPGGQSATVKDIVTLDGSLTTAVVGQSITLLLNEHVDISRGDMIVSADRPATLLKNVIADVCWLSEEPLDMRRKYWLKHTTRQVAAKVTGVDTLLDINTQEKRPATGLTLNDIASISLTVQQPLAADAYDDIRATGAFILIDEVTHQTVAAGMIRLA
- a CDS encoding ATP-binding domain-containing protein codes for the protein MPNIVPSGWRELATTGAAAREIATLSRFAEHLDTAYLIFHGVHWTNVEERYSVYGEIDFILVAPDGRVLVIEQKAGFLTETDDGLIKRYPGRSEKVHLALIRTIGTLRNRFAQTGGTLDIDYLLYCPDYRVLQPSLAGLDPARIVDADKADELIAVIRQLLPLTEPTAQRTAVSRFFNDTLRLIPDASAMVGRAGALVTRLADGLATWARHIEFTPFRLRVIGTAGSGKTQLAVAEFRAALAAGLQPLYVCYNRPLADHMRDLLGPHGRVANFHMLCDAYGRENGSAPDYSNPGTWQNMETVFDHGTVPPHWQHDVVIIDEGQDFSEGWRDAVLRLVRVPGRVLWLEDPMQNLYGRAPVALPDWVTLRVNTNYRNPREIVDLLGAITGGDAPALAASPFVSAGLVQLRYADGDNDSLLEATKEAITHCLAAGFARNDIVLLSFKGREKSALLKLDQLGQHALHSFTGGYDLLGNPMFRKGGLLAESVYRFKGQSAPAVIFTELDFKELDERTVRKLFVGMTRASLKLVLVCSDPAAKILEKFSPS